Proteins from a genomic interval of uncultured Methanobrevibacter sp.:
- the rplX gene encoding 50S ribosomal protein L24: MSIQPRKQRKARYNAPAHARGKYLSASLSPELREKIGKRSLPVKSGDKVMVVRGDFKGHEGEVLTVDYSSYKVTIEDVTLAKPDGTTTFLPVDPSNLVIIDADLKDDRRIKNKGDN, translated from the coding sequence ATGTCAATTCAACCAAGAAAACAAAGAAAAGCTCGTTACAATGCTCCTGCTCACGCACGTGGTAAATACTTAAGTGCTTCTTTAAGTCCTGAATTAAGAGAAAAAATTGGAAAAAGAAGTTTACCAGTAAAATCAGGAGACAAAGTTATGGTTGTCCGTGGAGACTTTAAAGGACATGAAGGAGAAGTCCTCACTGTTGATTACAGTTCCTACAAAGTAACTATCGAAGACGTTACTTTAGCTAAACCTGACGGAACTACTACATTTCTCCCAGTCGACCCATCAAACTTAGTAATTATTGATGCAGATTTAAAAGACGACAGAAGAATTAAAAATAAAGGAGATAATTAA
- a CDS encoding 50S ribosomal protein L30, with protein MFLVIRVRGTTGVIKNIADTLDMLRLNRISHAVLVEENPSYEGMLQKAKDYITWGEIDAEFVAAMIAKRGRLPGNVKVTDEYVAENTDYANIEELAKAVVESKVKLADVGIKPVFRLHPPRKGYEDIRLSVKEGGSLGYRGEEIKDLGKRML; from the coding sequence ATGTTTTTAGTTATTAGAGTTAGAGGAACTACCGGTGTCATTAAAAATATTGCAGACACCTTAGATATGTTAAGACTTAACAGAATCAGCCATGCAGTATTAGTAGAAGAAAATCCTAGTTACGAAGGTATGCTTCAAAAAGCTAAGGATTACATCACCTGGGGAGAAATCGACGCTGAATTTGTAGCAGCTATGATTGCTAAAAGAGGAAGACTCCCAGGTAATGTAAAAGTTACTGATGAGTATGTTGCTGAAAATACTGATTACGCTAATATTGAAGAATTAGCTAAAGCTGTAGTTGAATCTAAAGTTAAATTAGCTGATGTCGGTATTAAACCTGTATTCCGTTTACACCCTCCAAGAAAAGGTTACGAAGATATCCGTTTATCTGTTAAAGAAGGTGGATCTTTAGGTTACAGGGGAGAAGAAATTAAAGATCTTGGTAAAAGAATGCTTTAA
- a CDS encoding 30S ribosomal protein S4e, with product MAKMGSRKHLKRYKAPKSWPIHPKEDTWTVKPSAGSHSIEDAIPLTLVIRDVLKLADNAREAKRIINSGNVLVDGRVVKDYKFPVGFMDIIEIPKTEEAYRVLLDRKGRLQLDLIEDASAKLSKIVNKSTIKGGKTQLNLHDGKNVIIEEDAYSVGDVICLKVPEQEIVEAYPLQEGSTVLVTGGKHTGELGTVSEIIENQSSNPNTIIIQNSAKDEFLTLKDYAFVVGTDAPVISLLEVNK from the coding sequence ATGGCTAAAATGGGATCTAGAAAACATCTTAAAAGATATAAAGCACCAAAATCTTGGCCTATTCATCCTAAAGAAGACACATGGACTGTAAAACCTTCTGCAGGTTCTCACTCCATTGAAGACGCTATTCCATTAACATTAGTTATCAGAGATGTTTTAAAATTAGCAGACAACGCAAGAGAAGCTAAAAGAATCATCAACTCAGGTAACGTTTTAGTAGATGGAAGAGTCGTTAAAGATTATAAATTCCCAGTTGGATTTATGGATATCATTGAAATTCCAAAAACTGAAGAAGCTTATAGAGTTCTTTTAGATAGAAAAGGAAGATTACAATTAGATTTAATCGAAGATGCTAGTGCTAAATTATCAAAAATTGTTAACAAATCCACCATCAAAGGTGGTAAAACTCAATTAAATCTTCACGATGGTAAAAACGTTATCATTGAAGAAGACGCATACTCCGTTGGAGATGTTATTTGTTTAAAAGTACCTGAACAAGAAATCGTTGAAGCATATCCTTTACAAGAAGGATCTACCGTTCTTGTTACTGGTGGTAAACACACCGGTGAATTAGGTACAGTATCTGAAATTATTGAAAATCAATCTTCAAATCCTAACACTATCATTATCCAAAATAGTGCTAAAGATGAATTCTTAACTTTAAAAGACTATGCATTTGTAGTTGGTACTGATGCACCAGTAATATCATTATTGGAGGTTAATAAATGA
- a CDS encoding 50S ribosomal protein L5 — MNPMNEVRIEKATVSIGVGEAGEKLSRAITLLEEMFDQTPVKTFSTVTNPEWGIRKRQPIACKLTLRGEKADKAIDMVLEGISRNIKPTQFDAQGNLSFGIREHIDIPGMRYNPDIGIFGMNVSITFEKPGYRISKRKIQQKKVPQKHRISKEETMKFMEENFKVNYVTE, encoded by the coding sequence ATGAACCCAATGAATGAAGTACGTATCGAAAAAGCTACCGTCAGTATTGGTGTTGGTGAAGCAGGTGAAAAATTATCTCGTGCAATCACTCTTTTAGAAGAAATGTTCGATCAAACTCCTGTTAAAACTTTTTCAACTGTTACAAACCCAGAATGGGGTATCAGAAAAAGACAACCAATTGCATGTAAATTAACTTTACGTGGAGAAAAAGCTGATAAAGCTATTGATATGGTATTAGAAGGTATTAGTAGAAATATTAAACCTACTCAATTTGATGCTCAAGGAAACCTTTCTTTCGGTATTAGGGAACACATTGACATCCCTGGTATGAGATATAATCCTGATATTGGTATATTCGGTATGAATGTTTCAATCACTTTTGAAAAACCAGGATACAGAATATCCAAAAGGAAAATCCAACAAAAGAAAGTTCCTCAAAAACATAGAATTTCTAAAGAAGAAACTATGAAATTTATGGAAGAAAACTTCAAAGTTAATTATGTAACAGAATAA
- a CDS encoding 50S ribosomal protein L32e: MANKRFKRQEYARYKKLGIKWRRPRGKTSKMRRYEAGKPDMPAIGYRTPRAVRDLHPSGYNDVLVHNMQELEALDPDNDAARISASIGKRKKALMLEKASELGIKVLNK, encoded by the coding sequence ATGGCTAATAAAAGATTTAAAAGACAAGAATATGCTCGTTATAAAAAACTTGGAATCAAATGGAGACGCCCTAGAGGTAAAACCAGTAAAATGAGAAGATACGAAGCAGGCAAACCTGACATGCCAGCTATCGGTTACAGAACCCCTAGAGCAGTAAGGGACTTACACCCTTCAGGGTATAATGATGTTCTTGTTCACAATATGCAAGAATTAGAAGCATTAGATCCAGATAATGATGCTGCAAGAATCAGTGCTTCTATCGGTAAAAGGAAAAAAGCTTTGATGTTAGAAAAAGCATCCGAGCTCGGAATTAAAGTATTAAACAAATAA
- a CDS encoding ribonuclease P protein subunit: MITSKNLVHHEFIGLNVHAISKNNESLDLKGTIIDETKNTIKIEGIDNTEKIIPKNGTIFIFEIPDGEKIEVDGNILSIRPEDRIKKRFKKI; encoded by the coding sequence ATGATTACTTCAAAAAACTTAGTCCATCATGAATTCATTGGGCTGAACGTTCATGCGATAAGTAAAAATAACGAATCTCTTGACTTAAAGGGAACAATTATTGATGAGACAAAAAATACCATTAAGATAGAGGGAATTGACAATACAGAAAAGATTATTCCAAAAAACGGAACAATCTTTATCTTTGAAATTCCTGACGGGGAAAAGATAGAAGTTGATGGTAATATTTTGTCTATACGTCCTGAAGATAGAATAAAAAAAAGGTTTAAAAAAATTTAA
- a CDS encoding DUF106 domain-containing protein, with the protein MADPMGMVYGALNAIFNPILSIDPNPTNPALTVLIIAFIVSLITTIANKYLVDQDEMNEIQERNKAFQKELRDAQKRGDGKKIAELQARQTEMMQDQSKMMTNSFKPMIVTFVPIILIFFWMRTSVISGLVVILPPSVYWVTLTPFWHFIGHFLYGGNATIPYGIGWLLWYMICTFGMSQILRKFLGFKQGF; encoded by the coding sequence ATGGCAGATCCAATGGGAATGGTTTATGGAGCATTGAATGCTATTTTTAATCCAATTTTGTCTATTGATCCGAATCCAACTAATCCGGCATTGACCGTATTAATCATTGCATTTATTGTTTCATTAATTACAACTATTGCAAATAAATATTTAGTTGACCAAGATGAAATGAATGAAATCCAAGAACGTAACAAGGCTTTCCAGAAAGAATTGCGTGATGCTCAAAAGAGAGGGGACGGTAAAAAGATTGCTGAACTTCAGGCAAGACAGACTGAAATGATGCAGGACCAAAGTAAAATGATGACCAATTCATTCAAACCTATGATCGTAACTTTTGTTCCGATTATTCTGATATTCTTTTGGATGAGGACATCTGTCATCAGTGGTTTGGTTGTTATATTACCTCCTTCCGTTTATTGGGTTACATTAACACCATTCTGGCATTTCATAGGTCATTTCTTATATGGTGGAAATGCAACTATCCCATATGGTATTGGATGGTTATTATGGTATATGATTTGTACCTTCGGTATGAGTCAGATACTAAGAAAATTCTTAGGATTTAAACAAGGGTTCTAA
- the rpmC gene encoding 50S ribosomal protein L29 gives MAILRSKEIWDMEVDEIQDKLVELRTELSKNVSKSAAAGVVENPGKIRELKRTIARVLTILNEKQKEN, from the coding sequence ATGGCGATTTTAAGAAGTAAAGAAATTTGGGACATGGAAGTTGATGAGATTCAAGACAAATTAGTTGAACTCAGAACTGAATTATCCAAAAACGTTTCTAAAAGTGCAGCTGCCGGGGTAGTTGAAAACCCTGGAAAAATTAGAGAATTAAAAAGAACAATTGCTCGTGTTCTTACAATCTTAAATGAAAAACAAAAGGAGAATTAA
- a CDS encoding uL15m family ribosomal protein, protein MIRTKRKINKQRGSRSNGGGCTKKRRGAGNKGGKGKAGMGKQHWTWTVIHDPNHFGKHGFKRPQKMIKKISTVNLNYLEEQADKLIAQGKASKEGDAIVIDVTELGYDKVLAKGKITKAYKISAPQFSASAIEKIEELGGEAIIL, encoded by the coding sequence ATGATTAGAACAAAACGTAAAATCAATAAACAAAGAGGTTCTAGATCCAACGGTGGAGGATGTACCAAAAAACGTAGAGGTGCAGGTAACAAAGGTGGAAAAGGTAAAGCAGGTATGGGTAAACAACATTGGACCTGGACTGTAATCCACGATCCTAACCACTTCGGTAAACATGGTTTCAAAAGACCTCAAAAAATGATTAAAAAAATCAGCACTGTTAACTTAAACTACTTAGAAGAACAAGCTGATAAATTAATCGCTCAAGGTAAAGCATCCAAAGAAGGAGATGCAATCGTTATAGATGTAACTGAATTAGGTTATGACAAAGTTTTAGCTAAAGGTAAAATTACCAAAGCTTACAAAATTTCAGCACCTCAATTCTCTGCATCTGCTATTGAAAAAATTGAAGAATTAGGAGGAGAAGCTATAATCTTATAG
- the rpsE gene encoding 30S ribosomal protein S5: MSFNMDEWEPKTKMGRQVKDGIITDIDEIFEKGLPIMELEIVDALIPDLEEEVMDVNLVQRMHKSGRKVNFRVIVAVGNKDGYVGLGQGKAKEVGPAIRKAVDNAKYNIIKVRRGCGDWGCVCGREHTVPFKVTGKTSSVSVTLMPAPAGVGLVVGDVGKTILKLAGVHDVWSQTFGQTQTTVNFANAVFAALKELSNVKASEEDLKKMGVHY; the protein is encoded by the coding sequence ATGAGTTTTAATATGGATGAATGGGAACCTAAAACTAAAATGGGTAGACAAGTTAAAGATGGTATCATTACTGATATCGATGAAATTTTTGAAAAAGGTCTTCCAATTATGGAATTAGAAATAGTTGATGCCTTAATTCCAGATTTAGAAGAAGAAGTAATGGATGTTAACTTAGTTCAAAGGATGCATAAATCTGGTAGAAAAGTTAATTTCAGAGTAATTGTTGCTGTAGGTAACAAAGATGGTTACGTTGGATTAGGCCAAGGTAAAGCTAAAGAGGTCGGTCCTGCTATTAGAAAAGCTGTAGACAACGCTAAATACAACATCATTAAAGTAAGAAGAGGTTGTGGAGACTGGGGTTGTGTATGTGGAAGAGAACACACTGTTCCTTTCAAAGTAACCGGTAAAACCAGTAGTGTAAGTGTTACTTTAATGCCAGCACCTGCAGGTGTAGGTTTAGTAGTTGGGGATGTTGGAAAAACCATCCTGAAACTTGCTGGTGTTCACGATGTATGGTCTCAAACCTTCGGACAAACTCAAACCACAGTTAACTTTGCTAATGCAGTATTTGCTGCTTTAAAAGAATTAAGTAACGTTAAAGCAAGTGAAGAAGATCTCAAGAAAATGGGAGTACACTACTAA
- a CDS encoding 50S ribosomal protein L14, which produces MKPLTSSMTKALPIGARLQCVDNTGAREIEIISVKGFKGVRRRIDVAGVGDLVVASVKKGTADMRREVVNAVVVRQKKEYRRADGLRVKFEDNAAVIITPEGILKGSEIRGPVAKEAADRWPSVGSAASILV; this is translated from the coding sequence ATGAAACCATTAACCTCAAGCATGACTAAAGCATTACCAATTGGAGCAAGACTCCAATGTGTCGACAATACTGGTGCTCGTGAAATCGAAATCATTTCCGTAAAAGGATTCAAAGGTGTAAGAAGAAGGATCGACGTTGCTGGTGTTGGAGATTTAGTTGTTGCATCTGTTAAAAAAGGAACTGCTGACATGAGAAGAGAAGTTGTTAATGCAGTTGTAGTCAGACAAAAAAAGGAATACAGACGTGCTGACGGTCTTCGTGTTAAATTTGAAGACAACGCTGCTGTTATTATTACTCCTGAAGGAATATTAAAAGGATCAGAAATCAGAGGTCCTGTTGCTAAAGAAGCAGCTGACAGATGGCCTAGTGTTGGTAGTGCAGCAAGTATTTTAGTATAG
- a CDS encoding 50S ribosomal protein L6, giving the protein MVIAAAIREEIEIPEGVEVIINNNEVSVKGPNGEDSRKFTYPNVSIKEEDDVVVLETAFPKKKDKAMIGTTRAHINNMIIGVTDGFEYHMKIVFAHFPMTVKVQNDTVVIDNFLGERHPRTAKIVGSAKVAVKGDEVTITGINKEHVGQTMANLEQATKIKGRDPRVFQDGIYLTSKE; this is encoded by the coding sequence ATGGTAATAGCTGCAGCTATAAGGGAAGAAATTGAAATCCCTGAAGGCGTTGAAGTTATAATTAATAACAATGAGGTCTCTGTAAAAGGACCTAATGGAGAAGACTCCAGAAAATTTACTTACCCAAATGTAAGTATTAAAGAAGAAGATGATGTTGTTGTTTTAGAAACAGCATTTCCTAAAAAGAAAGACAAAGCAATGATTGGAACCACAAGGGCACACATCAACAACATGATTATCGGTGTTACTGATGGTTTCGAATACCACATGAAAATCGTATTTGCTCACTTTCCAATGACTGTAAAAGTCCAGAACGATACTGTCGTAATTGACAACTTCCTCGGGGAAAGACACCCAAGAACTGCTAAAATCGTAGGTTCTGCTAAAGTAGCAGTTAAAGGTGATGAGGTAACAATTACCGGTATTAACAAGGAACATGTTGGTCAAACCATGGCTAACTTAGAACAAGCAACTAAAATTAAAGGAAGAGATCCTAGAGTATTCCAAGACGGAATATACTTAACTAGCAAAGAATAA
- a CDS encoding 50S ribosomal protein L18, which produces MAQGTNYKVAFRRRREGKTDYAARMKLVDYDKSRLVVRVSNSHATVQVIDYAPEGDITVASAVSKQLSQYGYLGHTGNLTSFYLTAYLCAKRALAAGVENAILDIGLKSPIKGSKVFAALKGALDAGLEIPHGDFIFPEDERIRGEHIAEYAESLDAEEVAKKFSKYFERGLNPKDLPENFDKTVENIDAEV; this is translated from the coding sequence ATGGCACAAGGAACTAACTATAAAGTAGCATTCAGAAGAAGAAGAGAAGGTAAAACCGACTATGCAGCTAGAATGAAATTAGTCGATTACGACAAATCTCGTTTAGTTGTCAGAGTTTCCAACTCTCACGCAACCGTTCAAGTAATTGATTACGCTCCTGAAGGAGACATCACTGTTGCATCCGCTGTAAGTAAACAATTATCCCAATATGGTTACTTAGGACACACCGGAAACCTTACATCCTTCTACTTAACCGCATATCTCTGTGCTAAAAGAGCTTTAGCTGCTGGTGTAGAAAATGCAATCTTAGACATCGGTTTAAAATCTCCTATCAAAGGTTCTAAAGTATTCGCAGCACTCAAAGGTGCTCTTGACGCAGGTTTAGAAATCCCTCACGGAGACTTCATTTTCCCTGAAGATGAACGTATCAGAGGAGAACACATTGCAGAATATGCTGAATCATTAGATGCTGAAGAAGTTGCTAAAAAATTCTCAAAGTATTTTGAAAGAGGTCTTAATCCTAAAGACTTACCTGAAAACTTTGATAAAACTGTTGAAAATATCGATGCAGAGGTATAA
- a CDS encoding 30S ribosomal protein S14: MIILPRKYGKASKKCSRCGDHSAMVSRYGLNLCRQCFREIAPKIGFKKYN; the protein is encoded by the coding sequence GTGATTATTTTGCCAAGAAAATACGGTAAAGCTTCAAAAAAATGTAGTCGTTGCGGAGACCATTCTGCTATGGTAAGCAGATATGGATTAAACTTATGCAGACAATGTTTTAGGGAAATCGCCCCTAAAATCGGATTTAAAAAATATAATTAG
- a CDS encoding 50S ribosomal protein L19e, with the protein MNLTTQKRLAASILKVGLNRVWIDPERLEEVSMAITREGVKQLINDGAIKAKPEKGISSYRSKKIKEQKAKGKRKGRGSIKGAKKARTPKKKAWMTTIRALRKDLKEMREEEVIDATTYRKLYKMAKGGAFRSKSYMRNYARDHDLIKGDE; encoded by the coding sequence ATGAATCTTACAACTCAAAAAAGATTAGCTGCTAGTATTCTCAAAGTAGGGCTTAATCGTGTATGGATTGATCCAGAAAGATTAGAAGAAGTATCTATGGCGATTACTAGAGAAGGAGTTAAGCAGTTAATTAACGATGGAGCTATTAAAGCAAAACCTGAAAAAGGTATTAGTAGCTACAGATCTAAAAAAATCAAAGAACAAAAAGCAAAAGGTAAAAGAAAAGGTAGAGGTAGTATAAAAGGGGCTAAAAAAGCACGTACTCCTAAGAAAAAAGCTTGGATGACTACCATTAGAGCTTTAAGAAAAGATCTTAAAGAAATGCGTGAAGAAGAAGTTATTGATGCTACTACCTATCGTAAACTATACAAAATGGCTAAGGGTGGCGCATTTAGAAGTAAATCTTACATGAGAAACTACGCCCGTGACCATGATTTAATTAAAGGAGATGAATAA
- a CDS encoding 30S ribosomal protein S8 translates to MSLMDPLADALTNIRNNELQVNDSCVISPASKLIGQVLSTMQKENYIGNFEYIDDNRAGKFIVELEGNINKCGVIKPRHAVKKNEFEKFEKRYLPAKNFGILIVTTPEGIMTHNEAKERGIGGRLLAYMY, encoded by the coding sequence ATGAGTCTTATGGATCCTCTCGCTGATGCTTTAACTAACATTAGAAATAACGAATTACAAGTAAATGATTCCTGTGTTATTTCTCCTGCTTCCAAATTAATTGGACAAGTTTTAAGCACTATGCAAAAAGAGAATTATATTGGTAATTTTGAGTATATTGATGACAACAGGGCAGGTAAATTCATAGTAGAATTAGAAGGTAACATTAACAAATGTGGTGTTATCAAACCTCGTCACGCTGTTAAGAAGAACGAATTTGAGAAATTTGAAAAAAGATATTTGCCAGCAAAAAACTTTGGTATTTTAATCGTCACAACTCCTGAAGGAATTATGACTCACAATGAGGCTAAGGAAAGAGGAATTGGTGGACGTTTGTTGGCTTACATGTACTAG
- a CDS encoding 30S ribosomal protein S17, with amino-acid sequence MVGLNVQEPETTCDDPNCPFHGTLPVRGQVLEGVVVSNKAERTITVERSYYKFIKKYERYEKRKSKINVHKPDCLDVNVGDSVKVAECRPLSKTKHFVLVEVKGE; translated from the coding sequence ATGGTTGGGCTTAACGTTCAAGAACCAGAAACTACATGTGATGATCCTAACTGCCCTTTCCACGGTACTTTACCTGTAAGAGGTCAAGTCCTTGAAGGTGTTGTAGTAAGTAACAAAGCAGAAAGGACTATTACTGTTGAACGTAGTTACTATAAATTCATTAAAAAATATGAAAGATACGAAAAAAGGAAATCTAAAATCAATGTTCACAAACCAGATTGTTTAGATGTGAATGTTGGTGATTCTGTTAAAGTAGCAGAATGTAGACCATTAAGTAAAACTAAACATTTTGTTTTAGTTGAAGTTAAAGGAGAGTAA
- a CDS encoding adenylate kinase, translating into MKLVVLTGIPGSGSTTLLGKALEEVDYVHLNYGDIMTEIAIKEKIVNDRDALRKLPAETQRDIQAKAAKEIKARSEKDNIIVDTHCTINTPAGFLPGLPIWVLEQLQPDQFILVEAHPDEIIYRRLNDDTRERDLQKVKDIELHQQMNRATSMAYATLTGATVKIISNHDNHLNSSVKKLVNVLNL; encoded by the coding sequence ATGAAATTAGTAGTATTAACAGGGATTCCAGGTTCTGGAAGTACAACTTTACTTGGTAAAGCTTTAGAAGAAGTAGATTATGTTCACCTGAACTACGGGGACATAATGACTGAAATTGCAATCAAAGAAAAAATTGTAAATGATAGGGACGCTTTAAGAAAATTGCCTGCTGAAACACAAAGAGACATTCAGGCTAAAGCAGCTAAAGAGATCAAGGCTAGATCTGAAAAGGACAATATTATTGTTGATACCCACTGTACTATCAACACTCCTGCAGGATTCTTGCCAGGATTACCGATTTGGGTATTGGAACAATTACAGCCAGATCAGTTCATCTTAGTTGAAGCACATCCTGATGAAATCATTTACAGAAGATTGAATGATGATACTCGTGAAAGAGACCTTCAAAAAGTCAAAGATATTGAATTACATCAACAAATGAACAGGGCTACTTCAATGGCTTATGCTACTTTAACTGGAGCTACTGTAAAAATCATTTCAAATCATGATAATCATTTAAATTCTTCAGTTAAAAAATTAGTGAATGTATTAAACTTATAG
- the secY gene encoding preprotein translocase subunit SecY, which produces MSSLEVLEPIFKFIPEVKSPVHREDFNEKLKWTALILVLYYFLTQIPLYGLAPGAIDSFAQLRAVMAGSFGSILTLGIGPIVTASIVLQLLVGSNLLDLDLSSHKDKSHFQATQKVLSIVFTVFEASVLVLTGNLVPIDGSYTGILIFQLVLGALVIIYLDEVVSKWGFGSGIGLFIAAGVCQTIMVGTFSILQGTDGLLAGIIPKFIQQATMGTPDFYALIPLLATIIVFAVVLYGEAMRVEIPISHGSVKGHGRIRGAVGKYPLKFVYSSNMPVILTSALLVNVTLFANVFQKIGFPILGHLEKGKAVDGIAWLLTTPNLTMFITEPIHVLVYAVFFIACCILFSYLWVEISGLNAKKISEQLHSSGIQIPGFRSSKRQLYKILKKYIPALTIISGIYVGLIAFLADLTGALGGGTGVLLTVGILHKLYEEMAEEQLMSANPLLRKVLGGD; this is translated from the coding sequence ATGTCATCATTAGAAGTATTAGAGCCAATATTTAAATTCATTCCAGAGGTCAAATCTCCTGTTCACAGAGAAGACTTCAATGAAAAACTTAAATGGACTGCTCTTATTTTAGTGTTATATTACTTTTTAACTCAAATACCATTATATGGTTTAGCTCCAGGAGCTATTGATAGTTTCGCTCAATTAAGGGCTGTTATGGCTGGAAGTTTTGGTTCAATTCTTACCTTAGGAATTGGTCCAATCGTTACCGCTTCTATTGTTTTACAGTTATTAGTTGGATCAAATCTTTTAGATTTAGATCTTTCATCCCATAAGGACAAATCTCATTTCCAAGCTACTCAAAAAGTATTATCAATTGTCTTTACTGTTTTTGAGGCAAGTGTTTTGGTACTGACTGGAAACTTGGTTCCTATTGACGGTTCCTATACCGGAATTCTAATTTTCCAACTCGTTTTAGGTGCATTGGTAATCATTTACCTTGATGAAGTTGTATCAAAATGGGGATTCGGTAGTGGTATCGGACTGTTCATTGCAGCTGGTGTATGTCAAACTATTATGGTAGGTACATTCAGTATCCTACAAGGTACAGACGGTTTACTTGCAGGTATTATTCCTAAATTCATCCAACAGGCTACTATGGGAACTCCTGACTTTTATGCTTTAATCCCATTACTTGCAACTATTATTGTATTTGCAGTTGTATTGTATGGTGAAGCTATGAGAGTTGAAATTCCTATCTCACATGGTAGTGTAAAAGGTCACGGAAGAATCAGAGGGGCTGTCGGTAAATACCCATTAAAATTCGTTTACTCCAGTAACATGCCGGTAATTTTGACCAGTGCATTACTCGTAAACGTAACATTATTCGCTAATGTTTTCCAAAAGATCGGTTTCCCTATTTTAGGACACCTGGAAAAGGGTAAGGCTGTTGACGGTATTGCTTGGTTGTTAACAACACCTAACCTGACAATGTTTATTACAGAACCTATACACGTGTTGGTATATGCAGTATTCTTTATTGCATGTTGTATATTGTTCTCATATCTATGGGTTGAAATCAGTGGTTTAAATGCTAAAAAGATTTCAGAACAACTTCACAGTTCTGGTATTCAAATACCTGGATTTAGAAGTAGTAAACGCCAATTATATAAAATTTTGAAAAAATATATTCCTGCACTTACCATTATAAGTGGTATCTATGTAGGTCTCATTGCTTTCCTTGCAGATTTAACCGGTGCTCTAGGTGGAGGTACTGGTGTATTGCTTACTGTAGGTATTCTTCACAAGCTATACGAAGAGATGGCTGAAGAACAACTCATGTCTGCAAACCCACTTCTTAGGAAAGTTTTAGGAGGAGATTAA
- the yciH gene encoding stress response translation initiation inhibitor YciH, producing the protein MSKICDVCGLPEELCVCEEIAREVQTLKVFTVRRRFGKLMTIIEGIDEHDIDIKELTKTLKAKCACGGTAKNGQIELQGDHKVRVKEVLSDMGFSSDTIEIRESKKNNKKRR; encoded by the coding sequence ATGTCAAAAATCTGTGATGTATGTGGGCTTCCAGAAGAACTTTGTGTATGCGAAGAAATTGCACGTGAAGTTCAGACTCTAAAAGTTTTTACTGTTAGAAGAAGATTCGGAAAACTCATGACTATTATCGAAGGTATAGATGAACACGATATCGATATCAAAGAACTCACAAAAACCCTCAAAGCAAAATGTGCTTGTGGAGGAACCGCTAAAAATGGTCAAATTGAACTTCAAGGAGATCATAAGGTAAGAGTTAAAGAAGTTTTATCCGATATGGGATTCTCTTCAGATACTATCGAAATTCGTGAATCTAAGAAGAATAACAAAAAAAGGAGATAA